From bacterium, one genomic window encodes:
- the dprA gene encoding DNA-protecting protein DprA — translation MDEILCRLALRNAPGLARARSSQLIRHFGSARSLMSRSRRALESSLSPGIAAPLLGSALDAARRQLSLANSLGLGVLLPEDPAYPGTLRGIPDEPLLLFVRGSLPDGPSLAVVGSRRPSARGRATAHGFAREASAAGAVVISGLAFGVDAAAHEGALAASGKTVAVLASGLDGPTPRANRRLAQRILDSGGAWVSEHPPGTAALPFHFPERNRLISGLASHALIIEARERSGSLWTARHALEQGREVLTVPGPIDTEQCRGSNGLLRDGATPILDSHDLLFAVLGLAPGEVSVSGTRKVRLPDGASAEILALVDALEDGPRDLDDLGRASGLTAPALAGELLELELAGVIRRQGRRISLCRV, via the coding sequence TTGGACGAGATCCTCTGTCGTCTGGCGCTGCGCAACGCGCCGGGTCTGGCACGCGCGCGATCGAGTCAGTTGATCCGGCACTTCGGGAGCGCTCGGAGCTTGATGTCGCGCTCTCGTCGCGCCCTCGAGTCTTCTCTCTCCCCCGGAATCGCGGCCCCGTTGCTCGGATCCGCCCTCGACGCAGCCCGGCGCCAGCTCTCGCTTGCGAACAGTCTCGGGCTCGGCGTGTTGCTTCCAGAAGATCCGGCCTATCCCGGGACACTGCGGGGTATCCCGGACGAACCGCTGCTCCTCTTTGTCCGCGGATCGCTGCCGGATGGCCCCTCCCTGGCGGTCGTGGGCTCGCGCCGTCCTTCTGCGCGGGGGCGCGCGACCGCGCACGGCTTCGCCCGCGAAGCCTCCGCTGCGGGCGCGGTGGTGATCAGCGGTCTGGCGTTTGGCGTCGACGCAGCCGCCCACGAAGGCGCGCTGGCGGCCAGTGGCAAGACGGTCGCCGTTCTCGCTTCCGGGCTCGACGGGCCCACGCCCAGGGCCAATCGGCGACTCGCCCAGCGCATACTCGATTCGGGCGGAGCCTGGGTTTCCGAGCATCCTCCGGGCACCGCCGCGCTCCCCTTCCATTTCCCGGAACGGAATCGCCTGATCAGCGGCCTGGCGAGTCACGCCCTGATCATCGAGGCCCGCGAGCGCAGCGGATCGCTCTGGACCGCGCGGCACGCTCTGGAGCAGGGCCGAGAGGTGTTGACCGTTCCCGGGCCCATCGACACAGAGCAGTGCCGGGGCTCCAACGGGCTGTTGCGCGACGGCGCCACGCCGATTCTCGACTCGCACGATCTGCTCTTCGCCGTGCTCGGCCTCGCACCGGGTGAAGTCTCCGTTTCCGGGACCCGAAAAGTCCGCCTGCCCGATGGAGCCTCGGCCGAAATCCTCGCCCTGGTCGACGCGCTGGAGGATGGACCTCGGGATCTGGACGACCTGGGGCGGGCGTCGGGCCTGACGGCGCCCGCGCTGGCCGGAGAGCTCCTGGAACTCGAACTCGCGGGCGTGATTCGCAGGCAGGGCAGGCGGATCTCGCTTTGCAGGGTCTGA
- a CDS encoding tyrosine recombinase XerC — MTTADERALEGFARYLTSERGYSDHTLRAYGSEVRRFADSEECKRCGGLDQTDALALRAYLAGFHKQHKPSTRNRRLASLRAFFRYRVRVKAIPVDPSEGLPGPRSERRLPSPLSAEECEQLIEAPETHRTPRLEARDLAMFELLYGTGLRVGELVSLDVRDLDRYRRELSVRGKGNKERVVPVPASAFDAISSYLEGRKEAGLLGQPLFENARGKRLTDRGVRHLLRRRLLEAGILRSASPHTLRHSYATHLLDAQVDLRAIQELLGHERLATTQRYTQVSAERLAAVYRQSHPRARIRSSPSKSPSEE, encoded by the coding sequence GTGACGACTGCGGACGAAAGAGCACTGGAGGGCTTCGCCCGCTACCTGACGAGCGAACGCGGTTATTCGGATCACACGCTGCGCGCGTACGGGAGCGAGGTCAGGCGCTTCGCGGACAGTGAAGAGTGCAAGCGCTGTGGCGGACTCGATCAAACCGATGCGCTGGCGCTGCGGGCCTATCTGGCCGGATTTCACAAACAACACAAGCCGTCGACCCGCAATCGGCGGCTTGCGTCACTGCGCGCGTTCTTTCGCTATCGGGTTCGAGTGAAGGCCATCCCGGTCGATCCCAGCGAGGGCCTGCCGGGTCCGAGGTCCGAGCGTCGCCTGCCCTCACCGCTCAGCGCCGAAGAGTGCGAACAGCTCATCGAGGCTCCCGAGACTCATCGCACTCCCCGGCTGGAGGCCCGCGATCTGGCGATGTTCGAACTCCTGTACGGAACCGGTCTGCGCGTGGGCGAACTCGTGAGCCTGGATGTGCGCGATCTGGATCGCTATCGGCGTGAACTGAGCGTGCGAGGTAAAGGCAATAAGGAACGCGTCGTGCCTGTTCCCGCGAGCGCGTTTGACGCGATCTCCTCCTATCTCGAGGGCCGGAAGGAGGCGGGATTGCTCGGTCAACCCCTCTTCGAGAATGCGCGGGGCAAACGCCTGACGGACCGGGGGGTGCGGCACCTCCTGCGCCGACGTCTACTCGAAGCCGGTATCCTGCGCTCAGCCAGCCCGCACACCCTGCGTCACAGCTACGCCACCCACTTGCTCGATGCGCAGGTCGACCTGAGGGCGATCCAGGAATTGCTGGGCCACGAGCGCCTGGCGACAACTCAACGCTATACCCAGGTCTCTGCAGAGCGGCTCGCGGCCGTGTACCGTCAGTCCCACCCACGGGCTCGGATCCGCTCGAGCCCGTCCAAATCCCCCAGCGAGGAGTGA
- the hslV gene encoding ATP-dependent protease subunit HslV — protein sequence MLKPQIRSTTVLAVRRDRRVVLAGDGQVTMGESVVKTGARKIQKLRGGSVLAGFAGSTADAIALVERFEAKLESYGGVLRRSAVELAKDWRTDRMLRRLEALMIVADEAETLLLSGTGDVIESDDGIVAIGSGGNYALAAARALSSATELSAREIAERSMKVAADICIYTNNQITIEELGA from the coding sequence ATCTTGAAGCCCCAGATTCGAAGTACGACCGTACTGGCCGTCCGACGCGATCGGCGAGTGGTGCTGGCCGGCGACGGTCAAGTGACGATGGGAGAGAGTGTCGTCAAGACGGGCGCCCGCAAGATCCAGAAGTTGCGAGGCGGCTCGGTATTGGCCGGTTTCGCGGGTTCGACGGCCGACGCGATCGCGCTCGTCGAGCGTTTCGAGGCCAAGCTCGAATCCTACGGCGGCGTTCTGCGCCGTTCCGCTGTCGAACTGGCCAAAGACTGGCGCACCGACCGTATGCTGCGTCGGCTCGAAGCGCTCATGATCGTCGCGGACGAAGCCGAGACCCTGCTTCTGTCGGGAACGGGCGACGTGATCGAGTCAGACGACGGCATCGTAGCCATCGGTTCCGGAGGCAACTACGCGCTGGCTGCTGCGCGCGCACTCTCTTCCGCCACTGAACTCTCGGCTCGTGAGATCGCCGAGCGATCGATGAAGGTGGCGGCCGAC
- a CDS encoding CPBP family intramembrane metalloprotease — protein MERPDNNRDLLLPYLLPYLMYVLPGVVLGDGSQREIIYLLRLILCGGALVWGWRRYAPISRAGATLGSIGIGFAAGLIGTVLWIALLMPFVGAGGEPWDERSWALRLLVAATLPPLFEELFLRGYVLGVATQWDRLRRAGRKDAFAQALDHDSIRTLDPGAWTWVAIGISTLLFTLGHTEAEWLAAFAYGLLMCGLWIVRKDLVSCMTAHAVTNIALGLYVRASGHWTLW, from the coding sequence GTGGAAAGACCCGACAACAATCGAGACCTGCTACTGCCCTACTTGTTGCCGTACTTGATGTACGTGCTGCCCGGAGTGGTGCTCGGCGATGGATCGCAGCGCGAAATCATCTACCTGCTGCGCCTGATCCTGTGCGGTGGGGCTCTGGTCTGGGGCTGGCGGCGCTACGCCCCGATCTCGAGGGCCGGAGCAACTCTGGGTTCGATCGGTATCGGATTCGCGGCGGGATTGATCGGAACCGTCCTCTGGATCGCCCTGCTGATGCCGTTTGTCGGCGCTGGCGGTGAGCCCTGGGATGAGCGCAGCTGGGCTCTGCGTCTGCTGGTCGCCGCGACGCTCCCACCGCTTTTCGAAGAACTCTTCCTGCGAGGCTATGTGCTGGGTGTTGCCACCCAGTGGGACCGACTTCGCCGCGCGGGACGCAAAGATGCCTTCGCTCAGGCTCTCGACCACGACTCGATCAGGACACTCGATCCCGGGGCCTGGACCTGGGTGGCGATCGGAATCTCGACGCTCCTGTTTACACTTGGCCACACCGAGGCGGAATGGCTGGCTGCATTCGCCTACGGCCTGCTCATGTGTGGCCTCTGGATCGTGCGCAAGGACCTCGTATCATGCATGACCGCGCACGCGGTCACGAACATCGCCCTGGGCCTGTACGTGCGCGCGAGCGGTCACTGGACCCTCTGGTAG
- a CDS encoding methylenetetrahydrofolate--tRNA-(uracil(54)-C(5))-methyltransferase (FADH(2)-oxidizing) TrmFO, translated as MEERIQVIGGGLAGCEAAWQMARRGVDVRLHEMRPQRSSPAHSSEHLAELVCSNSLRSDQIGNAVGLLHEELRRLDSLVLAAADATRVPAGRALAVDRERFSSLITDKIEAEPRIEIVRSEVTQLPEGLALVATGPLTSDALAQEIGKLAGDSLYFYDSISPTVYEDSLDMKVLFSASRYEDGEGDYLNIPLNRDEYHRLIDEVLQAEKNPLRDFEKAIYFEACLPIEVMAERGRDTLAYGPMKPVGLIDPRTGRRPHAVIQLRREDEKGSLYNLVGFQTKLTISEQQRVFRMLPGMEKAVFARYGSAHRNTYLCAPELLDERLQMRKRDGLHFAGQIAGVEGYVESAALGLLAGVYLAFRARGKESPLAPITSGIGALSRHLRESRSKSFQPMNINFGLFPPLEELGRLSRKDRNAKLVARALEDLQTWSERVRPEAV; from the coding sequence ATGGAAGAACGTATTCAGGTCATCGGAGGAGGGCTGGCGGGATGCGAGGCGGCCTGGCAGATGGCGCGTCGCGGGGTCGACGTGCGCCTGCACGAAATGCGCCCCCAGCGGTCTTCGCCCGCGCACTCCAGCGAGCACCTGGCCGAGTTGGTCTGCTCGAACAGTCTGCGCTCCGATCAGATCGGAAACGCTGTGGGTCTGCTACACGAGGAACTCCGCCGCCTCGATTCGCTCGTACTCGCTGCAGCGGATGCGACTCGGGTTCCCGCCGGACGCGCACTGGCGGTCGATCGCGAGCGGTTCTCGAGCTTGATCACGGACAAGATCGAAGCCGAGCCCCGCATCGAAATCGTGCGCTCGGAGGTCACCCAACTCCCAGAGGGTCTCGCGCTCGTTGCTACGGGTCCGCTCACCTCGGACGCTCTGGCCCAGGAGATCGGCAAGCTCGCCGGTGACTCCCTGTATTTCTACGATTCGATCTCGCCCACGGTCTACGAGGACAGCCTCGACATGAAGGTCCTGTTTAGCGCGTCGCGCTACGAAGACGGAGAAGGGGACTATCTGAACATTCCCCTGAATCGCGATGAGTACCATCGCTTGATCGACGAGGTATTGCAGGCCGAGAAGAACCCGCTGCGGGACTTCGAGAAGGCGATCTATTTCGAGGCGTGTCTGCCGATCGAGGTCATGGCGGAACGCGGACGCGACACGCTGGCCTACGGTCCGATGAAACCCGTGGGCCTGATCGATCCGCGCACCGGGCGACGACCACACGCCGTGATCCAGTTGCGCAGGGAAGACGAGAAAGGCTCTCTGTACAATCTGGTGGGCTTCCAGACGAAGCTGACGATCTCCGAGCAACAACGAGTGTTCCGCATGCTGCCGGGCATGGAGAAAGCCGTGTTCGCCCGCTACGGGTCGGCGCATCGCAACACCTACCTCTGCGCTCCTGAACTGCTCGACGAGCGTCTCCAGATGCGCAAGCGAGACGGACTCCATTTCGCCGGGCAGATCGCCGGAGTGGAAGGCTATGTCGAGTCGGCTGCTCTAGGTTTGCTCGCGGGGGTTTATCTGGCATTTCGCGCGCGGGGCAAGGAGTCGCCGCTGGCGCCGATCACCAGCGGGATCGGTGCGCTGAGTCGCCACTTGCGGGAAAGTCGGTCGAAGAGCTTCCAGCCGATGAATATCAACTTCGGCTTGTTTCCCCCACTTGAAGAATTGGGCAGGCTCTCGCGCAAGGATCGCAATGCGAAGCTCGTTGCGCGCGCGCTCGAAGACCTTCAAACCTGGTCGGAACGGGTGCGCCCGGAGGCCGTGTGA